The segment TCGAGCAGGTCCTCGATGGTGACGAGGCCGGCGATGCCGCCCCACTCGTCAACCGCGAAGGCGATGTGATTCTGGGTGGCCTGCATGTGGGCCAGGAGGTCGTCGGCGAGCATGAACTCCGGCACGAACTGGGCCTCGCGCATGACGTCCGTGACCAGCAGGCCCTCGGTGTCGGTGCGGCGGTGAATGCGGCGCACCACATCCTTCAGATACAGCACACCCAGCAGGTCGTCGGAGGACTCGCCGATCACCGGAACCCGGGAGAAGCCCGAACGGGTAAAGAGCGATAGGGCGTGGTCAAGGTCCTCGCTGGAATCGATGGAGATCATATCGGTGCGCGGGACCATCACCTCGCGCACGATCGTGTGGGACAGCTCGAAGACGGAGTGCAGCATCGATCGTTCGTCATCCTCGAGCACCTCCGACTCCGAGACCCGCTCGACCATCACCTGAAGCTCGTCCTCGTAACGGGTCTCGCGATCCTCCTCCGCCGTCTCACGGCGGGTCACGAAGAGGGACCCGAGGCGGGCCAGCGGCCAGAGCAGAGCGTCGCCCACGCGCAGGACCTGGACGGGATACTTCGCCCCAAGCTGGGCGGGCAGAAGGAGGCCCATCCCTATGAGGGCGACAATCGCGAGGGCAAGGGTGGCGATCCACACGAGCCAGGCGGCGTGCAGATAGTCCGTGATGAGCGTGAACATGCCCAGGCCGAGCAATATGAGGAAGACGTTGTGGAGCGCCGTCA is part of the Trueperella abortisuis genome and harbors:
- a CDS encoding hemolysin family protein yields the protein MIESEVSLALASVVAIVALLGTVLTNITLQALHTITHPRVRQAQEEGNAGVHLARIYDRRPATLAAVTALHNVFLILLGLGMFTLITDYLHAAWLVWIATLALAIVALIGMGLLLPAQLGAKYPVQVLRVGDALLWPLARLGSLFVTRRETAEEDRETRYEDELQVMVERVSESEVLEDDERSMLHSVFELSHTIVREVMVPRTDMISIDSSEDLDHALSLFTRSGFSRVPVIGESSDDLLGVLYLKDVVRRIHRRTDTEGLLVTDVMREAQFVPEFMLADDLLAHMQATQNHIAFAVDEWGGIAGLVTIEDLLEELVGEMVDEHDKALPEIEQIDDGVYRVPARMPIDEVAHVFGIDFDDDDVESIGGLLTKGLGKIPISGSQTTIAGLVLKADRFEGRRKRLVSVIVKRAQEEDE